One genomic segment of Oncorhynchus nerka isolate Pitt River linkage group LG16, Oner_Uvic_2.0, whole genome shotgun sequence includes these proteins:
- the LOC115144561 gene encoding cholesterol 25-hydroxylase-like protein: MLLQSLWDFILGYNAWLRSPFFPVLFSLSVYLTFCLPFVVLDLLSPRLAWIRTFKIQQKSHVSWTMIWSCLAHSLYNHVVFLFPLTVLHWFWRPATFMPEAPGTLRLIWDVVACLLLFDFQYFIWHLLHHKVPWLYRTFHKVHHKHTSTFALTTEYSGAWETLSLGFFAGVNPLLLGCHPLTEMLFYVLNIWLSVEDHSGYDLPWSTHRLVPFGLYGGAPHHDLHHLKFKSNYAPYFTHWDRVFGTLHKHSD; this comes from the coding sequence TGCCTGGCTCAGATCACCTTTCTTCCCTGTGCTTTTCTCCCTCAGCGTCTACCTCACCTTCTGCCTGCCCTTCGTGGTGCTGGACCTCCTCTCCCCCAGGCTGGCCTGGATCAGGACCTTTAAGATCCAGCAGAAGAGCCACGTCTCCTGGACCATGATTTGGAGCTGCCTGGCTCACTCCCTCTACAACCATGTAGTGTTCCTCTTCCCTCTCACTGTGCTGCACTGGTTCTGGAGACCAGCCACCTTCATGCCCGAGGCCCCCGGAACGCTGCGTCTCATCTGGGACGTGGTCGCCTGCCTCCTGCTGTTCGACTTCCAATACTTCATCTGGCATCTGTTGCACCATAAGGTGCCCTGGCTCTACCGGACGTTCCACAAGGTGCACCACAAGCACACATCCACCTTCGCCCTGACCACTGAGTACTCTGGGGCCTGGGAAACCCTGTCTCTGGGATTCTTCGCTGGGGTCAACCCTCTGCTGCTGGGCTGCCACCCCCTGACAGAGATGCTCTTCTATGTTCTGAATATCTGGCTTTCTGTGGAGGACCACTCTGGCTATGACCTGCCCTGGTCCACGCATAGACTGGTGCCCTTTGGGCTCTACGGTGGAGCTCCGCACCACGACCTGCACCATCTGAAGTTCAAGTCCAACTATGCTCCGTACTTCACACACTGGGACAGGGTTTTTGGGACATTGCACAAGCATTCAGACTGA